A portion of the Tamandua tetradactyla isolate mTamTet1 chromosome 16, mTamTet1.pri, whole genome shotgun sequence genome contains these proteins:
- the SYCE1L gene encoding synaptonemal complex central element protein 1-like, translated as MEPLEVDPVGARDEAAESEGQTKSLKKTEDLLAMVKKLQKEGSLEPQIKDLINRISEIQQGPAKKKATEELGEAQALCEALHRELDSLNGEKIHLEEVLSKKQETLRILQLHCQEKESEAQRKHMLQECVERISAHNSQIAERSKQRKLDLEELLKNLMGQHKDLWKFHMLEQRLTREIRTLESSKEQLLAEERLVRTKLQEVERRLRFKGPQVVSDRLKSELEKFGEQVVTETQSVPEEGAGEGETGSEPPGRQQEGPGAPVELP; from the exons ATGGAGCCTTTGGAAGTGGATCCAGTGGGAGCCAGGGACGAGGCTGCGGAATCTGAAG GGCAGACCAAGTCCTTGAAGAAGACTGAAGACTTGTTGGCAATGGTGAAAAAGCTGCAGAAAG agGGAAGCCTCGAGCCACAGATAAAGGACCTGATTAACCGGATTAGTGAGATTCAGCAAG gcccagcaaaaaaaaaagccaccgaGGAGCTGGGAGAGGCTCAGGCTCTCTGTGAGGCCTTGCATAGGGAATTAGACTCAT TGAATGGAGAGAAAATTCACCTAGAGGAGGTCCTAAGCAAAAAGCAAG AGACACTGAGGATCCTCCAGCTGCACTGCcaagagaaggaaagtgaggctcagag GAAGCACATGTTGCAGGAATGTGTGGAGCGTATTTCTGCCCATAACTCTCAGATAGCAGAGAGGAGCAAACAGAGGAA GTTGGATCTCGAAGAACTGCTGAAGAATCTGATGGGCCAGCACAAAGACCTCTGGAAGTTCCAC ATGCTGGAGCAGCGACTAACTCGGGAGATCCGCACCCTGGAGAGCAGCAAGGAACAGCTGCTTGCTGAGG AGAGGCTGGTGCGGACCAAGCTGCAGGAGGTAGAGAGGCGGCTGCGCTTCAAGGGTCCCCAGGTAGTGAGTGACAG ACTGAAGTCGGAGCTGGAGAAATTTGGAGAGCAGGTCGTCACTGAGACCCAGAGTGTCCCAGAGGAAGGGGCTGGCGAAGGAGAG ACTGGTTCGGAGCCCCCCGGGCGCCAGCAAGAAGGACCTGGAGCACCGGTAGAGCTGCCCTGA